Proteins encoded by one window of Xiphias gladius isolate SHS-SW01 ecotype Sanya breed wild chromosome 15, ASM1685928v1, whole genome shotgun sequence:
- the uchl1 gene encoding ubiquitin carboxyl-terminal hydrolase isozyme L1 produces the protein MEWTAMEINPEMLNKMMSKLGVGESWRFVDVLGLEGEQLSAVPKPCCALMLLFPLTQQHESFRKKQADKVAEDSEVYFLKQTVVNSCGTVALLHAVANNKSKLTFDSDSALKKFLDETAKMSADDRAKQLEKNKAICEAHNEVAVQGQCRPEADKVNFHFIAFVNVNGQLFEFDGRMNGPMKHGATKEESFIMDAAKVCRGFMEREQGEVRFSAVALCHS, from the exons atggagtggACCGCGATGGAGATCAACCCAGAG ATGCTGAACAAG atgaTGAGCAAGCTAGGTGTGGGTGAAAGCTGGCGCTTCGTGGATGTGCTGGGGCTGGAGGGCGAGCAACTCTCCGCCGTCCCGAAACCATGCTGTGCCCTGATGCTACTCTTCCCACTGACACAACAG CACGAGTCTTTCAGAAAGAAGCAGGCAGACAAGGTTGCAGAAGACTCCGAGGTATATTTCCTGAAGCAGACTGTTGTCAATTCCTGTGGCACTGTCGCCCTGCTGCACGCTGTGgccaacaacaaaagcaaattgaCTTTTG ATAGTGACTCTGCCCTGAAGAAATTTCTCGATGAGACtgcaaaaatgtctgctgatgACCGTGCCAAACAACTGGAGAAAAACAAG GCAATTTGTGAGGCTCACAATGAGGTTGCAGTGCAGGGCCAGTGTAGG CCAGAGGCCGACAAAGTCAACTTCCACTTTATTGCCTTTGTCAATGTAAATGGACAACTTTTTGAATTTG atgGGAGAATGAATGGACCAATGAAACACGGAGCCACCAAAGAGGAATCTTTCATAATG GATGCAGCCAAAGTGTGCCGTGGATTCATGGAAAGAGAGCAAGGCGAAGTCCGTTTCTCTGCAGTGGCTCTTTGTCACAGTTAG